GACCCAAGTCAGGAGGTCGCCGCCGTTGGCCGGCGAAAGGACGAACTGGTCGCCCCGCCGGTCGAAGCGCACCGGGCGCACCAAATCGCTGCCTTCGTCGTGCAAGGGAATGGTGTAGCTGCAACCGTCGGTTCCCGAAACCGGCGCCGCCGACAGACAGGCTTCGGGTGATGGCGCGATATTCCTGAATTCGATGATCAAGTCCGACATATCATTCTCCTCAAGGCCCGAAGGGGTCGACCGGGTTTCTTTGTCCCGGCTCGAGGGGCCTTCCCCCGTTGATGGCGTGAATCAGCAAATAAGTCCCGATGCCCAGGGCGCTGCCGACCCCCGAGGTGCCGAGGTCCCAAGCGTTCCGGTTGTGAACCGCCCGCGGCGCCACTGCCGGCCAGAAGTAGTGGCCGGCCAGGCCGAGACAGCCGCCGCCGGCCAAGCCGGCCGAAGGCAGGCCCACGGCCAGCTGGGCGCCGGCATTGGAGCGCAGCGCCGGCAGGGTCTGGCTCAGGATGAGGCCGCCGACGCCGACCGCGCAGCTCGTGCCGAGGATCGCCGGCATGCCGTAGCGGGAAAAATCGGCGTTGCTCCGCCGTCTTCCTTGGAGGCCGGCCTGTAAGGCCCGGATCCGGCTCAAGTCTTGGGCGCTCAAATCCCAAGCCAGCTCGCCGAGCACTCCCTCGGAGAAAACTCGGAGGCCCGAGGGGTTGCCCTCGCGGCCAAAAATCCGGCGGAGAAAAGCCAGCGCCGAGAGGTCGTATTCGCCACGGTCGGTCAGGATGGTCAGCCGTCGCAGGTCGGCGCTGAAATTGGCGATGTCGAAGCGCAGCCGTGCCGGCGCGCCGTCCGCGGCCGGCACCAATGAAATTCGGCGAAGCAAGGCCTCGAGCACTTGGCCGTAGGCGCCGCGGCGGCTCAGCCAATCGAGGCGCATATTGGCCCGCCGGCTTTCCTCGGCGATCGCTTGCTGCAGCTGCTGCATCCCGGCCTCATCGGTCAGGGTCAGCCGGGCCGACTCGCGCAGCGCCTGCTCGGCCGGGACCTCGGCCCAGGCCAGGGCGCGGCGACATTCGCCGAGGAAGGCGCTGCCGGGAGCGGTGGCTCCGCCGACTTGGCGCAGGGCCGCCTCGAGGGCGCCGCAGAATTCGGGCCGGGCGCCCGAAGCGATCTCCCGGCGATAGAACTCGGCGTAAGCGCGGGCCGCAGCCAGCGCAATCGAATCGAAGCGCGGCGGCCGGCCTTCACGGAGGTTGACCGCCAAACGGCGGATGAATTGATAGATCCGGGCGACGTTGGCGAATTGGGCCTCGTCGATATGGGAGCTTTCGATAAACTCCCGGCTGAAAAATTGCCGGACCACCGCATCGTAAGTGGGCACCAAGTCGAGAATCGCGGTGATCGAACGGATCCGATTCCTGGCTTCTTCCGAAAGCCAATCCTCGCGGCGCAGCAAGTTGAGGCTGCCGATCAGGTTGACCATCCCGCGGCCCGAGGAGCCGCTGAAGAGGTCGATCAACATCTCGTTCATCTCGATGTCGGCCACCGGACCGGTCAGGCCGTCATGCCGGTATTCGCCGCTGACGATATAGCGCGAAAGCCAAAGGAAATAGGTCGCGGTGTCGGGATTCAAGCTCCTGCCGAAACCGCGGGCCAGGGCCCCGGTCACTCGAATGGCGGCGAGGACTCCGGAAAGGTTTTGGTTGGAGCTGACCCAAGTCAGGTTTTCGGCGTTGTTCTGGGGCGAAAGGACGAAGCGGTCGCCACGGCGGTCGAAATGGATCGTCCGGGGCGCCGGCGGGCGCGAGCCGGCCAAGGTCAGGGCCGCCGAGACGCGGCAGGAATCGGAGCGGCCGTTTTCGGGCGGAGCCTCGGAGCAGGCCGCAGTCGCGGTATGGAGGTTGGGAGCGTCGGCGGCGGCGCTGACGTAAATGCGTAAATCGCTCATGGAGGCAGCCTTACGCGCGGCTCGCCGCCGCGCTTCAAAGGTGCCCCCATTGCAATAGGAAATCCGGCTGGATCTAGGCCTATATCGGCCGATTGTCAATTTGGTTGCTCAATCGGGGCGGGCGTAGCCAGGGGCTTTAGCCCCGTCCTGGCGCCGAAGGCGCCATCTTGCAATCATGACGGCGCTTCGCGCCGTTGGCGGGGCTAAAGCCCCTTGCTACGGACCGTACTCGTCGACCGGGAACTTGGTGGGATCGCCCCGATCCCCGCGCAGCGAGCGGGCCAGGAAATAAAACCCGACGCCCAGGGCCGCGCCGGCCGCGCCGGTCAAGCCCTCCCAGAGATAGCGGTTCCGGACCTTGCCGAATTTGGGGAAGACGTAGTGCCCGAGCAAGGAGCTGCAGCCGGCGCCGGCCAAGCCGGCCGAGGTCGCGCCCAAGCCCAGCTTCAAATCGGGGCGGGAATCGAGGCCGCCGAAGCCCTCGGAAAAGCCCAAGCCGACCACCCCGGCCGCGCAGGTCGCGCCCTCGGCGGCCGGCAGCCAAACGTCGCTTCGGGTCTGGCTGACCTTGAGGTCCCTTTCGAGCTCGGCCTGGTAATCGCGGATCTTGGCCAGGGCCTTGGCGTCGAGCCTCCACTCGGCCTGGACGAATTGGCCGCGATGGAAAACCCGCACCGGCGCCGGCGAGCCCGACTCGCCGAAAGTCCGGCGCAACAGGGCCAGCGCCGCCAAGATGTATTCCCGGCGCTTGATCAAATTGGCCCCGACCCAAATATTGAGCTGAACCCGCAAAGCGTCGGGGTCGAGGCTGAAGCCCGGCTTCTCGCCCTCGGCTTGAACCTTGATCTGCTCCTCGAGCAGCCGGTAGGCGGCGGCGAAGCGGCCCCGGTCGGCCAACCAATCGACCTTCATGTTGGCCTTGTTGCTTTCCGCCTCGATCGCTTGCTCAAGCAGGGGCCGAGCGGCGTCGGAGAGAAAGGAGAAGCGCAGGCTTTTGGTCAGGGCTTCGGTCTCGGACAAGCCCGACCAATCGATCGCGGCCCGGCATTCTTGGATCCATTCCTTGGGCACACCGCGCTTGCCGCGCAGCTCGGCCAAGCCCTTTTCCATCGCCTTGCAGTAAGCGTCTTTCCCCGTCTTCTCGTCGAGATCGAAATGGATGGCCAGGTAGGCACGGTAGGAAGCATCGAAGGCCAGGTCGTAGCGCAGCGGCTTGCCCAAGGCTTCGTGGATCACGGTCTGGCGGAGGAAAGCCAAGAGGTCCTGATACTTCTTCCGTTCCTCCCCTTTCAGCTCCAACCATTTGTCCAGCGTCACCGGGTCGGCGAAATGGGCGCGCAGGCTCCGGTACTTCGGCTTCAAATCGAGGATTTGGTTGAGAAAACGGATCCGATCCTTGACCTTCTCGCTCAAGCTCGCGTCAGCGCGGAAGACGTTGATCGGCCCGATGAAGTTGGCGATGGCTTGATCCGAAGAGATCGAGACGATCTCCAGCGTCCTTTCGGCCAGATCGACTTCGGTGGGGCTGCGCTTGAGGTTCTTGGCCTCGGAGCCGTGAAGCACCACCCGCCCGGTGACCAAATGCTGGATGATGGACAGCTTCATCGCGTAGACATCGACCGACTCGACCTCGGCCTTGCGCAAGGTCGCCTCCAGGACTCGGAGGATGTCGAGAAGCTCGGCGAGGTTGCTCTGCTTGCCCACCCAGGTCAGATTGTCGGCGGTGTTATTGGTCGAAAGGACAAAATGGTCCTTCTTTCGATCGAAGCGAAGGTAGCGGGCTTGGCCGCCGCTGTCGTCGGCCGCCACCAAGGGCAGCTGGATCGAGCAGCCGTCGGGCGCCGGGACCGGATCTTTCTTGGCGGATTTCTTGTCGGGAATGGCTTGAGCTTCGGGCGGAGGCTCTTCGGAACAAGCCTTGGGCGGAAGGGCCAAGCCCTCGTAAGTGACGAGTAGGTCGGACATCAGGTGCTCCCAAAAAAATCGAACTTACTTAAGGTATAGCCCCTAAGCAGTTGATTTTTCTCATGATTGAGAAGACCCTGACCTCGTCCTATGATTTCGCCCTGGAGGAAGGTCGCTAAAAATATCGGCAAGGATTTCGGTTGGTTGCTTGCCTTAAAACCTCACCGTTCGGATCCCGTTGAACCAGGAATTGTACCGCTCGAATAAAACCCGGAAGGCCTCTTGGTTGCCATCTTCCCAGCGGCCATGCTGGACCGTCTTGCCGTCGGCCGTGATCTCGAAGCTCTCCTCGACTTGGCTGGCATGAGGCCCCTCGGGATTTTTCGGCCACTTGAGAAAGCCGCTTTCCTGAACGACGGCCCAAAGCGCGTCCAGCTGGGCCGAGTCGATGTTGTAGTTGCGGCTTTCGTCGGCCATCGCGGCGCTGCCGATCGGCTTGGCCCGGCGGGTGACCGTGACCTTGCCAGCCACCACCTCGACCTGCTCCTTGGTGGCCTGCTCGAGCTGGCCGGCGCTGGAGCGATAGGTGAGTTTGAAATCGGAGGGGGCCTTGTTTTTTTCTTTCGCCAAGCCTTCCGAGGCAAGAAAAGCCATGCAAACCAAGAAAAGAATTTTAAGAATCTTCGGCATCCGAGACGCTCCTAATCTCCCCCCTTTGAAAAAGGGGGGATCAAGGGGGGATTTAAAGCGCCGGCTTGCCCATGAACTCCGTATGAGTACCAGCCGCCGCCTTAAATCCCCCCTGCCCCCCTTTTTCAAAGGGGGGGTTATAAAGACCGGAAATATTCTACGGTGCGCTTCAAGCCCTCAGCCAGCGGAATTTGCGGCTTCCAGCCCAGCTCTTGGCCGATCTTGGCGGCGCTGATGACGCTGCGCTTTTGTTCGCCGGCCTTGGCCGGACCGTGCTTGGGCGCGGCATCGAACCCGGCTTCCTTGGCCAAGCCCTGGAAGATCTGGACCACGTCGGTCTCGCGGCCGGTGCCGATGTTGTAGATCCCCTTCACGCCGGGCTTCAGGGCCAGCAGGTTGGCCCGGACCACGTCCTCGACGAAGACATAGTCCCGGGTTTGGAGGCCATCGCCGTTGATCGTCGGAACCTCGCCCTTCAAAAGCTTGGTGGCAAAGATCGCGACCACGCCGGCCTCGCCGTGGGGATTTTGCCGCGGCCCGTAGACGTTGGCGTAGCGCAGGGCGACGGTTTCGAGCCCGTAGGTCTCTTGATAGAAACTCAGATACTTCTCACCGAGCAGCTTGGTGATGCCATAGGGGCTGGCCGGCTGAGTCGGATGCCTCTCGTCGGCCGGGAAATACTCCTGCTCGCCGTAGATGGCGCCGCCGGTGGAGGCGAAGATCGCCTTCTTCACGCCGTGGCGGCGGGAGGCCTCCAGCAAATTCAGCATGCCCAAGCCGTTGACTTGGCAATCGTAGACCGGGTCCTCGACCGAGCGGCGCACGTCCATTTGGGCGGCGTGCAGCGAGATCGCCTCGGGCTGGAATTCGGAAAAAGCCCGGTCGATGGCGGAATCGCGAATGTCCAATTCGAAGAAACGGCTCTTCGGCGAGAGGTTGGCCTTTTGGCCGGTGGCCAAGTTGTCGAGAACCGCGACCTCGTGGCCGGCGGCGAGATAGGCGTCTTGAACGTGGGAGGCGATGAAACCGGCGCCTCCGGTGATGAGTATGCGCATGGGATTTCCTTAGTCAGGGAGCTTTTCAAAGGAAAGACTTTTTTGGACCGGTTCTTCCGCCGGATAGGACACCTTCTCGCCTTCGACTTTGGCGAAGGCCGTCAGGCGGTGGGGTTTGGCGGCGCCGGGGCCGAGGATGTCGAGGACTTCCCAAGCTCGGGCCAGCAGGGCGTCGCCGATCAGGGAGCGATGACAGCGCCAGGGCACCGCCTCCGCGCAAAGCAAGGCCGAGGGCCGTTCGGCGGCCAGCGCCATCGCCTGATCCAAGGCTCGCCGAAAGCCCTCGGTCGCCATGTAATCGGCGTAGCCGCGAAAGGAGGCGTTCTTCCAGCCAAGGTTTTCGGAATCGACACCGGCCTTGCGCCGGCCACCCAAATCCCGAAGGTGGCGGTAATCGATTCCGGCTTGCTCCAAGGACGCGGCCAAGGTTTCGGCGTTGAAATGAGGATGGCGCCGGGAGCCCGGCAAGAGCCGGACGTCGAGGATTCGACTAACCCCGTGGGACTTCAGCAAGCCGACGAATTCCTCAATGCTTCGAGTAGAGTGGCCGATCGTCCACAGCCGGCCCTTTACAGCCCGGTGGTTTGGGCCTAGGTATGGTGTATGGACTTGCTCGCTCAAATCGCCTCCGAGAAAAAACGCCTCAATGCGGTTATCGTCTCTCATTATTACCAGGAAGACGAGATTCAGGATCTGGCGGATTTCGTCGGGGACTCCCTGGCCATGGCCCAGTACTGCGAAAAATCGCCGGCCGACACCCTGGTGGTCTGCGGCGTCCGCTTCATGGCCGAAACCGCCAAGATCGTGAACCCGAGCAAGCGGGTGCTGCTGCCCGACCTCCAGGCCGGCTGCTCGCTGGCCGACTCCTGCCCGCCGGCGCCCTTCCAGCAGTTCAAGTCCAAGCTCAGGGACCCCTACGTCGTGATGTACATCAACTCCAATCCCGAGATCAAAGCGCTCTCCGACGTGATCTGCACCTCGAGCAATGCCGAGAAGATCATCGCTTCGGTGCCCAAGGACCGCGAGATCCTCTTCGGGCCCGACCGTCACTTGGGCCGCTATTTGATGGAGAAGACCGGCCGGCCGATGACGCTTTGGCAGGGCGTCTGCATCGTCCATGAGACTTTCAACGAGAAGAAGATCGTCGCCCTGAAGTTGGAGCACCCCGACGCCGAAATCATCGCCCATCCCGAATGCGAGGAGGCGGTCTTGCGCCATGCCGATTTCGTCGGCTCGACCTCGGCCCTGCTCAAGCACAGCCAGACCTCGCCGAAGAAGAAATTCATCGTCCTGACCGAGTCGGGCATCCTCCATCAGATGCGCAAGGCTTCGCCCGAAAAGACCTTCATCGAGGGCCCCAACGACAGCGGCTGCGCCTGCAACGAATGTCCTTACATGCGGCTCAACACGCTGGAGAAGCTCTACCTCTGCATGAAGAACGAGGCGCCGGAGATCGTGATGGACGAGAAGCTGCGGCAGAAAGCCTACCTGCCGCTGAAGCGGATGCTGGAGCTGAGCGCGGCGTAGGGGCACCCCTTGCGGGTGCCCGCGATGACGATGATCGCAACCGCCGCAGACCGGGCGACCGCGAGGGTCGCCCCTACCCGATCATTGCCAAAAAATCTTCCTCCGAGATGATCTTGAGCTCGGCCCCCTTCTGGACCAAGGCCTCGGCCTTGAGCCACTTGTTGCCCTTCTCCCGGTTCTGGTAGCCCTCGCTGCCGATCACCAGGAAATCGAGGTCCTTGCTGACGCCGGCGGCGATCTCGCCGCCCAGCGCCTCGACCGCCTTTTCGGCCGAGCCCCGCTCCATCGTGGCCATCTTACCGGTGAAAAGGAAGCTCTTGCCCGAGAGCTTGCCCTCTTTGGCCGCGCCCTTCTCGTCGATCGTCACGTACTTGAGGAGCTTGTCGATCGTCTTGGCCTTCTCCTTCAATCCCTTGACCACCTCGCGGGCGATGACCGGGCCGACGCCGTGGATCTGAGCCAAGTCCTCTTCGCCCACCGAACGAATCCTTTCCAAGGTGCGAAAGTTTTTCACCAGGAGCTGGCTGGAGCTCTTGGCCAGCTCGGGGATGCCGAGGCCGCGCAGGAAGAGCGCCAGCGGGATCTTCCGCCGCGACTGGATATGGTCGATGAGCTTGGTGGCCAGGATGTCGCCGGTCCGCTCCAAGGTGAGGATGTCGTCCTTGGTCAGGCGGAAAAAATCCGGCAGGTCCTCGACGAAGCCGTTGTCGTAAAGCTGCTCCAGCATCTTCTCGCCGAAGCCCTCGATCTCGAGGACCGCGACGAAGTGGCGCAACTCGCCGATCTTGGTGCTGCGGCAGCCCTTGGCATTGGTGCAGTAGAGGAAATCGTCGACGACCTCGGTCGGAAAGCCGCAGGAAGGGCATTTCTTCGGGGCCTCGACCAGTTTCTTGGTCGGCTTGATCACCTGCTCGAGGTTGGGGATGACGCCGCCCCTTCGCATCACCAGGACCTCGGCCCCGATCGAGACCCCCATCTTCTTCATCAGGCCGTAGTTGTGGAGCGAGACCCGGGTGACGGTGGCGCCGCTCAGACGGACCGGATCGATGATGCCGATCGGCGTGATGGCCCGGGTCCGGGAGACGCTCCATTCGACCTCGCGGAGCACGCTGGTGCCGGCGTCGCCCTGGAACTTGTAAGCGATGGCCCAGCGCGGATGGTGGGCACTGGCGCCGAGCCGGATTTGATCGGCGATGAGGTTGGCCTTGTAGACGACGCCGTCGAGCTCGTAGTCGAGCTTGTCGCGGGCCTGGAACAGGCGCTGATAGGTTTTTTCCAGCTCGGCCGGCTCCCGGGAAAGCAGCTCGGCGTCGATCGGCGAAAAGCCGAGCTTTTTCAGCCAGCGGACATTGTCGATCTCTTCCTCGATCGGCCGGCCCAGGACTTCATAAGCGAAGAAATTAAGCCGGTATTCGCCGGTCTTCTTGGGATCCTTTTGCTTGACCGCGCCGGCCGCGAGGTTGCGAGGGTTGGCGAAGTCGCTCTCGTAGCCCTTGAAGACCGAGCGGCGCATGTAGACCTCGCCGCGAATCTCGACGTAGCCCTCGGAAATCTTTTTCGGGATGTCGGCGATCTCCAAGACATTGCGGGTGATGTCATCGCCCTTGAAGCCATCGCCCCGGGTCTCGGCTTGGATAAGGGCGCCGGCGGCATCGTAGCGGATGGCGATGGCCAGGCCGTCGATCTTGGGCGTCGCGACCACGTCGCCGCTCAGCTTGGAAGCCCATTCGGCGAGATCCTCGAGGCTATAGCACTTATCGAGGCTGAGCATCGGCGAGGAATGCTCGATCTTCTTGCCGCCCTCGCTCAAATCGGAGCCGATTTCCTCCAAGACCTTGGCAGTCGGCTTGATCTCTTTCAAACGCTCGACCATCCGATCGAACTCGTCGTCGCTGATCTCGGGCTTGGCTTTTTTGAAATAGAGGTCGTTGTGGTAGCGAACCGCCTTCTCGAGCTCGGCGACGCTCATCTCCTGGATCGGCTTGGGTGCTTGGGCCTTTTTCTTCAAAACGCGAACCTCGTCTGGAACAATCGCTCGAAATCGCCGCGCTGGTTGATGCAGACCACCCGGTCCCAGCTCGGGTCGCATTCGATCAGCGAGACCGAGACATTGTCGATCCGGAACTTCCAAATCCGGTCGTAGGGAATGCCGAGGAATTCCATCAGCAGGCACTTGATCCAATCGGCGTGGCTCACCGCGACCACCGTGGCGTCGGGATGGCGCCGCCGGAGGTCCTCGACCCAGCCCATCGCCCGGTCCCGCACCTGGTAAAGCGTCTCGCCATTGGGCGCGACCGGAGTCTCCAACCTTTCGAAGTAGGGAGTGTAGTCGGGCAGGTTTCGGACTTCCTCGAAGGTCATCCCGACCCAATCGCCGTAATTGATCTCGACCAAGCGCTCGTCGAAGACCGGCTCGAGCCCCCGCCCCTCGCAGAGGATGGCGGCGGTCTCGCGGGCCCGGCAGACCGGCGAGCTGTAGATCGCGTCGACCGCGAAGCTGGCCAGCGATTCCCTCAAGCTCAGGCTTTGGGCCCGGCCGGTGTCGTTCAAGCTGATTTCCTGACGGCCCATGATCCGACGGATGAGGTTCCACTCGGTTTCCCCATGCCGAACTAACAGTAAACGCAGCATAATCTCACTTTCGCATAAAATTCCCCCCTTTGAAAAAGGGGGGCTAGGGGGGATTTAAAGCGATCGCACGCCATGTCCGTCAAATCCCCCCTACCCCCCTTTCACAAAGGGGGGGAAGAAAAATTTGCTAGGGCGGCCGAAAAAAACATGATTGAATCAGAGGACTTAAGAAGGAGTGTCCATGCTGCAACCGCATCGCGAGCTTTTGCCCAACGGCGCCACCCTGCTGCTCGTCGAGACCCACCAAGCCCCGGTCGTTTCGCTCAACATTTGCGTCAGGGTCGGCTCGCGCTACGAAACCGATGAGGAGGCCGGTATCTGCCACCTCATCGAGCACATGCTCTTCAAGGGCACCGACAAGATGGGGGCCGGCGAGGTCGCCAAGCGCATCGAGGCCAGCGGCGGCGAGGTCAACGCCTACACCTCCTTCGACGAGACCGTTTACTACTGCACGATGGCCAGCCGCCATTTCGAGACCGGCCTCGAAGTGCTTTCCGACGCCGTCCTCCACTCGGTCTTCGATCCCGAGGAGCTGGCCCGGGAGAAGGAAGTGGTCATCGAGGAGATCCTCCGCAGCAAGGACAGCCCCGGCAAGGTCCTCTCGGAGGCGCTCTTTCAAAAGGCTTTCAGCAAGCACACCTATGGCCGGCCCATCATCGGCTTCAAGGAGACGGTCCAGGGCTTCAGCCGGGAGAAGATCCTCGATTTCTACCGCTCCTGGTACGTGCCCGAGAACATGGTCGTGGTCGTCGCCGGCGACTTCGGGAGCGAAAGGACCTTGGAGCTGCTCCGCCGCACCTTCGGCGCCCTGCCCTCGCGGCCCTCGCCCAAGGTTCACGTCCACGACGAGCCGGAGCAAAGCGATCCCCGGGCGGTGGCGCTGACCAATCCAATCCAAGGCAGCACGATGATGCTCGGCTTTCATGTCCCCGGCTTGGAGCACGCCGACATCCCGGCCCTCGACGTCTTGAGCCACATCCTGGGCGAAGGCGAAAGCTCGCGGCTCGACCTGAACGTCAAGGAGCGGCGGGGCTTGGTCAATTCGATCTACTCCTACGTCTATGCGCCCCACGATCCGGGCCTCTTCACCGTCGGCTTCACCTTGCCGGAGAAGAATTTCGCCAAGGCCACCGAGGCCGTCCTCGAGGAGATCTATCGCTTCCATGACCAGAAGATCGATCAGGAAGAGCTGAACATGGCCAAGCTCAACATCAAGAGCGACGCCGTCTACGAAAAGGAAACCGTTGAGGGCCTGGGCCGGAAGTACGGCTATTTCGAGACCATCCTCGGCCGCCACGATTTCGACGACCATTATTATCAAGAGATCGACGCGGTCACCGCCGACGACGTTCGCGAGGTCGCCGCCCGCTATCTTCGGCCCGAGAAGCTCAGCATCGGACTGATCCATCCCCAGGATTCGAAGAAAAAGGTCGAGCCCAAGGACCTGCTCGCCTGGTCCAAGCTCAAGGCCAAGCCGGCGTCCAAGAAACGGGCGGCGGTCGACACCGAGCCCCAATTCCTGCGCTTGAAAAACGGCTTGCGGCTCATCCTCAAGGAAAATCACAACGTCCCGACCGTCGTCATCCGCAGCGCCCACCTAGGCGGCCTGCGGGCCGAGAATCCTCGAAGCAACGGCATCCACAGCTTTCTGGCCCAGCTCTGGGGCAAGTCGACCGAGAGCCTGAACGCCGAGGCCATGGCCCGGGAGGTCGAAAGCATCGCCGGCACCATCCAAGCCTACAGCGGCCGAAACGTCGTCGGGATGAAGGCCGACTTCCTGAGCGAGAAGAGCCGCGATGGAGTCGATCTCTTCCTCGACGCCCTGCTCCACCCCCGCTTCGACAAGGACGAGATGGAGCGCGAAAGGGCCAACATCCTCGAGGCCATCCGGCGCGAGGGCGACCAGCTGGCCGGCCTGGCTTTCAAGCATTTCCAGCAAAAGCTCTTTCCGAGCCATCCCTATGGGCTTTCTTTGCTTGGAACCGCGGCCAACGTCCGCCGCTTCGGCCGCGGCGATTTGAACAAGGCCTTCGACGCCAGCCTCAATCCGAAGAGCAGCGTGATCAGCGTGGTCGGCGACTTCGACTGGCGAAAGATGGCCGAATGCCTCAAGCCGGCGCTGGAATCGATCAAGCCGCGCAAGGCCGGCTGGAAGCCGCCGCGGATGGACCCGCCGCCGCGGGAAAGCCTCAAGGTCGAGACGGTCAAGGACAAGCTCCAAGCCCACATCGTCCTGGGCTTCCGCGGCGTCAGTTATGCCGATAAGGATCGTTACGCCCTCGACGTCCTCAACAACATCCTCGCCGGCCAAGGCGGCCGCCTCTTCATCGAGCTGCGCGACAAGCTCTCGCTGGCTTATTCGGTCACCTCGCTGAGCCAGGAAGGCATCGAGCCCGGATACTTCGGCGTTTACATCGCCACCGAGCCGCGCAAGGTTCCGACCGCGGTCGAGGGCATCCTCAAGGAACTGGAGAAAGTCATCCGGGAGCCGGTGGGCCGGGAGGAGATGGATCGGGCCAAGCAATACATGGTCGGCGCCTATGAGATCGACCTCCAGCGCAACAGCACCGTCGCCACCCAACTGGCCTTCAACGAGATCTACGGCATCGACCGCCGGGAGTGGATCCGCCTTCCCGAGAAGGTCCTCAAGGTCACGCCGGAGGCGGTCCTCAAGGTTGCCCGCAAGATTTTGAAATTGGATCGCTACGTTCTATCCATCGTCAGGCCCTAGCTATCATTTCGAGGAGCATCTATGAACCAAGGTCGCTTCATTCTCGTTCTCGCCGCCCTCCTCCTGCCCTTCTCCTTGCAAGCCAAGACCTTCGCCCCCGCCGGCGCCGGCTTCAGCGTCAACATGCCGGGCAAGCCGACTCACAGCGAAACCACCCATCGGAGCTTCGTCGGTGCGGTCCAGGAAAATTCCTACACCGTCAATAGCGGCGGGGCGACTTACACCGCCTCGGTTTCCGACCTCCCGGGAGCGGCGGTGGCCCTGGGCGGAGCCGGCACCATCTTGGGCAAGGCCAAGGACGGGCTCCTGAAGGAATCCGGCGGCAGCGAAACCTCTTTCCAAAAAACCAGCCTGGGCGGCAACGAAGGCCGGGAGCTGACCTACAGCCTGCCTTCGGGCGGCCTCGGCAAAGCCCGGCTCTACTTGGTCGAGAAGCGCCTCTATGTCATCGTCGGCGCCGGCCCTAAGGCCGCCGGCCCGGCCATCGACCGCTTCGTCAACTCGTTTAAGTTGCAGTAAATTCCCCCCTCCTTTGTAAGGAGGGGGTCAGGGGGAGGTAGAGACTTGGTCTATCTGCAAATTTTTTTACATATCGCCGTCGCCGCTCTACCCCTCCCTAACCCTCCCCTTACAAAGGGGAGGGAAAGAGAGTCCTGATGCTTCAACGGCTCTGTATCTTCTGCGGCTCCAGCCCCGGCAATTCTCCGGCTTTCCAACAAGCGGCGGAGAACTTGGCCGAAACCATGGCCCAGTCCGGCATCGGCCTGGTGTACGGCGGCGCCCAAGTCGGCCTGATGGGCTCGATCGCCGACGCCTGCCTGAAGCGCGGCGTCGAGGTCGTCGGCATCATTCCCGGAGCGCTCTTTCCCCGGGAAATTCCTCACCAGGGCTTGACCCAGCTCCACGTCGTCGATTCAATGCACGAGCGGAAGCAAAAGATGTATGAGCTCTCCGACGCTTTTGTCGCCCTGCCCGGCGGAATCGGAACCTTGGAAGAGCTCTTCGAAATCCTCACCTGGGGGCAGCTCGGCCTCCACGCCAAGCCCTGCGGCCTGCTCAACGTCCAAGGCTATTACGACAAGATGCTCGAATTCCTCGACGGCGCCGTCGGCCACGGCTTTCTCAAGGCCAAGCACCGGGCGCTTTTGCTGTCGGACCCCGAGCCGGCCCGGCTTCTGAAAAAGCTGCAGGAATATCGGCCACCTGCGGGGACAAAGTGGATAGAGAAAGGGGAAACGTGACGAAAAGGTCATTCTGAGGCCCGAAGGGGCCGAAGAATCTCATACCCACCAAGGCAGTCGCAGCTCCTTCGCTGGCGCTCAGGATGACACGTTGACAAAGCTCCTCGCCTTTGCGAGA
This genomic interval from bacterium contains the following:
- a CDS encoding NAD-dependent epimerase/dehydratase family protein; the encoded protein is MRILITGGAGFIASHVQDAYLAAGHEVAVLDNLATGQKANLSPKSRFFELDIRDSAIDRAFSEFQPEAISLHAAQMDVRRSVEDPVYDCQVNGLGMLNLLEASRRHGVKKAIFASTGGAIYGEQEYFPADERHPTQPASPYGITKLLGEKYLSFYQETYGLETVALRYANVYGPRQNPHGEAGVVAIFATKLLKGEVPTINGDGLQTRDYVFVEDVVRANLLALKPGVKGIYNIGTGRETDVVQIFQGLAKEAGFDAAPKHGPAKAGEQKRSVISAAKIGQELGWKPQIPLAEGLKRTVEYFRSL
- the ligA gene encoding NAD-dependent DNA ligase LigA, with product MKKKAQAPKPIQEMSVAELEKAVRYHNDLYFKKAKPEISDDEFDRMVERLKEIKPTAKVLEEIGSDLSEGGKKIEHSSPMLSLDKCYSLEDLAEWASKLSGDVVATPKIDGLAIAIRYDAAGALIQAETRGDGFKGDDITRNVLEIADIPKKISEGYVEIRGEVYMRRSVFKGYESDFANPRNLAAGAVKQKDPKKTGEYRLNFFAYEVLGRPIEEEIDNVRWLKKLGFSPIDAELLSREPAELEKTYQRLFQARDKLDYELDGVVYKANLIADQIRLGASAHHPRWAIAYKFQGDAGTSVLREVEWSVSRTRAITPIGIIDPVRLSGATVTRVSLHNYGLMKKMGVSIGAEVLVMRRGGVIPNLEQVIKPTKKLVEAPKKCPSCGFPTEVVDDFLYCTNAKGCRSTKIGELRHFVAVLEIEGFGEKMLEQLYDNGFVEDLPDFFRLTKDDILTLERTGDILATKLIDHIQSRRKIPLALFLRGLGIPELAKSSSQLLVKNFRTLERIRSVGEEDLAQIHGVGPVIAREVVKGLKEKAKTIDKLLKYVTIDEKGAAKEGKLSGKSFLFTGKMATMERGSAEKAVEALGGEIAAGVSKDLDFLVIGSEGYQNREKGNKWLKAEALVQKGAELKIISEEDFLAMIG
- the nadA gene encoding quinolinate synthase NadA encodes the protein MDLLAQIASEKKRLNAVIVSHYYQEDEIQDLADFVGDSLAMAQYCEKSPADTLVVCGVRFMAETAKIVNPSKRVLLPDLQAGCSLADSCPPAPFQQFKSKLRDPYVVMYINSNPEIKALSDVICTSSNAEKIIASVPKDREILFGPDRHLGRYLMEKTGRPMTLWQGVCIVHETFNEKKIVALKLEHPDAEIIAHPECEEAVLRHADFVGSTSALLKHSQTSPKKKFIVLTESGILHQMRKASPEKTFIEGPNDSGCACNECPYMRLNTLEKLYLCMKNEAPEIVMDEKLRQKAYLPLKRMLELSAA
- a CDS encoding histidine phosphatase family protein is translated as MLRLLLVRHGETEWNLIRRIMGRQEISLNDTGRAQSLSLRESLASFAVDAIYSSPVCRARETAAILCEGRGLEPVFDERLVEINYGDWVGMTFEEVRNLPDYTPYFERLETPVAPNGETLYQVRDRAMGWVEDLRRRHPDATVVAVSHADWIKCLLMEFLGIPYDRIWKFRIDNVSVSLIECDPSWDRVVCINQRGDFERLFQTRFAF
- a CDS encoding DUF488 domain-containing protein, which gives rise to MSEQVHTPYLGPNHRAVKGRLWTIGHSTRSIEEFVGLLKSHGVSRILDVRLLPGSRRHPHFNAETLAASLEQAGIDYRHLRDLGGRRKAGVDSENLGWKNASFRGYADYMATEGFRRALDQAMALAAERPSALLCAEAVPWRCHRSLIGDALLARAWEVLDILGPGAAKPHRLTAFAKVEGEKVSYPAEEPVQKSLSFEKLPD